In one Rhodothermales bacterium genomic region, the following are encoded:
- a CDS encoding DegT/DnrJ/EryC1/StrS family aminotransferase, with translation MIPLSLPDLSERETRYVLQALDTRRLALGPFVTSFEEKMAALCGVSHAVAVNSGTAALHLIVRALGLGAGDEVITTPYSFVASANCLLFEHVTPRFVDVDPETYTLDVRRIEAALTPATRAILAVDVFGQPADWPSLEILAKRHGLMLIDDACEAPGASVQGRPVGAWGRAAAFGFYPNKPITTGEGGCITTDDPEIAALCRSMANQGRRTPAIMEHVRLGYNYRLDELSAAIGCAQLERSEDLFRRRRQVAAWYDEALAGLAHHFRTPSEQTGSVRSWFVYVIELRPESPAGLRDRVMERLRAAGIGSAPYFPTIHLQPYYRERFGYREGDFPVAESISARTLALPFYSTLTEDEVARVAEALAGAFSAEEKNGNESLHGVPN, from the coding sequence TTGATCCCGCTCTCACTCCCCGACCTCTCCGAACGCGAAACCCGCTATGTGCTGCAGGCGCTGGATACCCGCCGGCTTGCACTGGGGCCTTTTGTGACGTCGTTCGAGGAAAAAATGGCCGCGTTGTGCGGGGTATCCCACGCCGTGGCCGTAAACAGCGGCACGGCGGCGCTCCACCTCATCGTGCGTGCGCTCGGCCTCGGGGCCGGCGACGAGGTCATCACGACCCCTTACAGTTTCGTCGCGTCGGCCAACTGCCTGCTCTTCGAACACGTCACGCCCCGGTTTGTCGACGTCGATCCCGAGACGTATACGCTGGACGTACGCCGCATCGAGGCCGCGCTCACGCCGGCCACGCGCGCAATCCTCGCCGTCGATGTCTTCGGGCAGCCGGCGGACTGGCCATCGCTCGAGATCCTCGCGAAACGCCACGGCCTGATGCTGATCGACGACGCCTGTGAGGCCCCTGGCGCGTCGGTTCAGGGCCGCCCCGTCGGCGCCTGGGGCCGGGCCGCCGCCTTCGGGTTTTACCCCAACAAGCCGATCACCACCGGCGAAGGCGGGTGTATTACGACGGATGACCCGGAGATCGCCGCCCTCTGCCGCTCGATGGCGAACCAGGGCCGGCGGACGCCGGCGATCATGGAACACGTACGGCTGGGCTATAACTACCGGCTCGACGAGCTGTCCGCCGCCATCGGCTGCGCCCAGTTGGAACGCAGCGAGGATCTGTTCAGGCGCCGCCGACAGGTCGCCGCATGGTACGATGAGGCGCTGGCCGGCCTGGCGCATCACTTCCGAACACCCTCTGAACAAACCGGCTCCGTCCGCAGCTGGTTCGTATACGTCATCGAACTGCGGCCGGAATCGCCGGCCGGCCTGAGGGATCGTGTGATGGAGCGGCTCCGCGCCGCCGGCATCGGGAGTGCCCCCTATTTCCCTACAATCCACCTCCAGCCCTACTACCGGGAACGATTCGGATACCGAGAGGGAGACTTCCCCGTGGCCGAATCCATCAGCGCGCGCACACTGGCCCTCCCATTCTACTCGACCCTGACCGAAGACGAGGTGGCCCGCGTCG
- a CDS encoding SIS domain-containing protein — protein MPVRSVIAEHLRVIELLVHQADEIERIGRDLAERVKRGGRVFWMGNGGSAAQSMHFAAELVGRFKRERQALASLAFSADPSVVTAIGNDYGFEQIFARQVRAWCRTGDVLIGLSTSGRSPNVIAAFEEASSRNVYTLGLTGRSGGEMADAVDACLMIPSDDTARIQEAHLLVGHMWCDWIEQGALDAGPAS, from the coding sequence ATGCCCGTCCGCTCCGTCATCGCCGAGCATCTGCGTGTTATCGAGTTGCTGGTTCATCAGGCGGATGAGATCGAGCGCATTGGGCGGGATCTGGCCGAGCGGGTGAAGCGCGGTGGGCGGGTCTTCTGGATGGGGAACGGAGGGAGTGCTGCGCAGAGTATGCATTTTGCGGCGGAACTGGTGGGGCGATTCAAGCGTGAACGGCAGGCACTGGCATCGCTGGCATTTTCAGCCGACCCGTCCGTGGTCACGGCAATTGGGAATGATTATGGATTTGAACAGATTTTTGCGCGGCAAGTCCGCGCCTGGTGTAGAACTGGCGATGTGCTGATCGGTTTATCGACATCGGGCCGCAGTCCAAATGTCATCGCGGCCTTTGAGGAGGCATCCTCAAGGAATGTGTATACCCTGGGCCTGACCGGGCGGTCCGGCGGTGAGATGGCGGATGCCGTGGATGCCTGTCTCATGATCCCATCCGACGATACGGCGAGAATTCAGGAGGCGCACCTGCTCGTAGGGCATATGTGGTGCGATTGGATCGAACAAGGAGCCCTGGATGCGGGGCCCGCGTCATAA
- a CDS encoding SLBB domain-containing protein produces the protein MLAGCCFLLLVTPKAARAQDLPANVQRELQERGLTADEARREAQRLGIDLSNPEVAVRRAREIGISESLVRQMILAVQAEEEAERLQQLGVVGEVDRDVPLMFGPAVLSRDVLVLPLIDPLFFAPNTSEETIEEVEEERQRLLASDTIVVRVPLRDALSGIRSVEMFLLNEVSADTLYAYEVRRILGSKYEGSWQGLFAVPHDVAVGDWGIYVLAIDESHNDNIIETGTVLRITHDAAEANVERDSMAVADSLPYFGYDLFAVRPESFQPVTSGPVDDGYLVGPGDELRLIIFGATEFQQDLVVDDEGRIFVPNVGQRTVAGTRLAELREDLRLWLSKNYAGLTTEPPEVLMDLSVTRLRPVSVFVLGEVPRPGRFPLPSSSTVFNALYAVGGPRYTGSLRNVQVVRRGQVAYQVDLYEYLLKGFSEGDVRLQSSDNIFIPPRGLTVALEGEVHRPAYYELRSGESILDLLQFAGGLKPEAYTRRFQIDRVVPFAERADPMEIRKVLDFSLVDVLSGAQQVALENGDRVTIFSIPEATNMAARSRVRAVSVGGAVHNPGRYELNEAIRTVRDLIAEADGLTGDAYLDKVELIRLTPSLQPEVVSLRLDDILADEPTQNLVLRPQDSLHVFALSELRVRPTVKISGKVRSPGMYEMLENMTVTDLLFKGGGLADPEHLKTVFQARADIFRKSADGRSEQIIPFDLSEALAGGPVARMSLHPDDEIRIYPLEVEVARDRYVQIAGAVKAEGQYRFRDGMSLEDLILQAGGFRDDAYFQEVEVTRLDKQRQNGELAMGIEVALLPPEALNETYSFGVSDSLKAFSEARKFKLQHLDRIYVRTNPAYKPQQTVMVAGEVQFPGEYTLLRENETLSEVIRRAGGILPTGYPKGGRLYRENLQVIARLDRALGGYRDADIVLLPGDRVLIPAQPNTVAVRGNVAIEGLIKYEPGRRVKYYLSRAGGLRPESEAVLMTQASGATFRVRRGLFKSNPVVDEGAKIFVTKKPPREPGERIDVGRTIVETVGIVSSTLTIIVLARQAFRN, from the coding sequence ATGCTGGCGGGCTGCTGTTTTTTATTACTGGTTACCCCGAAGGCCGCGCGTGCGCAGGACCTGCCGGCGAACGTGCAACGCGAACTCCAGGAGCGCGGCCTCACCGCCGACGAAGCGCGCCGCGAGGCGCAGCGTCTCGGCATCGACCTTTCGAACCCGGAAGTCGCCGTCCGCCGTGCTCGTGAGATCGGCATTTCCGAAAGCCTGGTGCGGCAGATGATTCTGGCCGTACAGGCGGAGGAAGAAGCCGAACGACTGCAGCAGCTGGGCGTCGTGGGGGAGGTGGACCGCGACGTGCCCTTGATGTTCGGGCCGGCCGTCCTGAGCCGCGATGTGCTCGTGTTGCCGCTCATCGATCCCCTCTTTTTTGCACCGAATACGTCCGAAGAGACGATCGAAGAAGTGGAGGAAGAGCGCCAACGCCTGCTCGCGAGCGATACGATCGTCGTCCGCGTGCCGCTCCGCGATGCGTTGTCGGGCATCCGATCGGTAGAGATGTTCCTCCTGAACGAGGTCAGCGCCGACACCCTGTACGCCTATGAGGTGCGGCGCATCCTTGGCAGCAAGTATGAGGGGAGCTGGCAGGGCCTTTTCGCCGTGCCGCACGATGTGGCTGTCGGCGATTGGGGCATCTACGTGCTTGCGATCGACGAGAGCCATAACGACAATATCATCGAGACGGGGACGGTACTTCGGATCACCCACGACGCCGCCGAGGCCAACGTCGAACGCGATTCGATGGCCGTGGCGGATAGCCTGCCGTATTTCGGGTACGACCTCTTCGCCGTGCGCCCGGAGTCCTTCCAACCGGTCACGAGCGGGCCCGTGGACGATGGGTACCTGGTGGGGCCGGGCGATGAGTTGCGCCTCATCATTTTTGGGGCGACAGAGTTCCAGCAGGATCTTGTGGTGGACGATGAGGGCCGTATCTTTGTGCCGAACGTGGGGCAGCGGACCGTCGCCGGCACCCGCCTCGCCGAGTTGCGCGAGGACCTCCGGCTGTGGCTGTCGAAGAATTACGCCGGCCTCACCACCGAGCCGCCCGAGGTGCTAATGGACCTCAGCGTCACCCGCCTCCGTCCGGTGAGCGTATTTGTTCTGGGCGAGGTGCCGCGACCGGGCCGTTTTCCCCTGCCCAGCAGCTCGACTGTCTTCAACGCCCTCTATGCCGTGGGCGGGCCGCGCTACACGGGCAGCCTGCGCAACGTGCAGGTCGTTCGGCGCGGACAGGTGGCTTACCAGGTCGACCTGTACGAGTACCTGCTCAAGGGCTTTTCGGAGGGCGACGTCCGCCTCCAGTCCAGCGACAATATCTTCATCCCGCCACGGGGATTGACCGTGGCGCTCGAAGGCGAGGTACATCGGCCGGCGTACTACGAACTCCGTTCGGGTGAGTCGATCCTTGACCTGCTCCAGTTTGCCGGCGGCTTGAAGCCGGAAGCCTATACGCGTCGTTTCCAGATCGACCGTGTGGTGCCCTTCGCCGAACGCGCCGATCCGATGGAGATCCGCAAAGTGCTCGATTTTAGCCTCGTCGATGTGTTATCCGGTGCCCAACAGGTGGCTCTCGAAAACGGCGACCGGGTGACCATCTTTTCGATCCCCGAGGCGACCAACATGGCCGCCCGAAGTCGCGTCCGGGCCGTGAGCGTGGGCGGCGCCGTTCACAATCCAGGGCGTTATGAACTCAACGAGGCGATCCGCACCGTGCGAGACCTCATCGCCGAAGCCGATGGCCTGACGGGCGACGCGTATCTCGATAAAGTCGAACTCATCCGCCTCACGCCGTCGCTTCAGCCCGAGGTTGTCTCGCTGAGACTGGACGATATCCTGGCGGACGAGCCGACGCAGAATCTCGTCCTGCGGCCCCAGGATAGTCTGCACGTGTTCGCCCTGAGCGAGCTACGCGTCCGGCCGACCGTCAAAATATCCGGCAAGGTGCGCTCGCCGGGCATGTACGAGATGCTCGAAAACATGACCGTGACCGACCTGCTCTTCAAGGGTGGTGGGTTGGCCGACCCGGAGCATCTCAAGACCGTTTTCCAGGCTCGGGCGGACATCTTTCGGAAGAGTGCGGACGGGCGGTCCGAGCAGATCATCCCGTTCGATCTGAGCGAGGCCCTCGCCGGCGGCCCCGTGGCCAGGATGTCGTTGCACCCCGACGACGAGATCCGCATCTACCCGCTGGAAGTGGAAGTCGCACGTGACCGCTACGTCCAGATCGCTGGCGCGGTTAAGGCGGAAGGGCAGTACCGTTTCCGCGATGGGATGTCGCTCGAAGACCTGATCTTGCAGGCCGGCGGCTTCCGCGACGACGCGTATTTCCAGGAGGTCGAAGTGACCCGGCTGGACAAACAGCGGCAAAACGGGGAACTGGCCATGGGCATCGAGGTCGCCCTCCTCCCGCCAGAGGCCCTGAACGAAACCTACAGCTTCGGGGTATCCGACAGCCTCAAGGCCTTCAGCGAGGCCCGCAAGTTCAAGCTCCAGCATCTCGACCGGATCTACGTACGCACCAACCCGGCGTACAAGCCGCAGCAGACGGTGATGGTGGCCGGCGAAGTGCAGTTCCCCGGCGAATACACACTCCTTCGCGAGAACGAGACGCTGTCCGAGGTCATCCGGCGCGCCGGCGGCATCCTGCCGACGGGGTACCCGAAAGGCGGCCGGCTGTACCGAGAGAACCTCCAGGTGATTGCACGGCTCGACCGTGCCCTCGGCGGCTACCGCGACGCGGACATCGTGCTGCTACCCGGCGACCGGGTGTTGATCCCGGCCCAGCCGAATACGGTGGCGGTGCGCGGAAACGTGGCCATCGAAGGGTTGATCAAATATGAACCCGGCCGGCGCGTGAAGTATTACCTCAGCCGCGCCGGCGGCCTCCGACCCGAATCTGAAGCCGTCCTCATGACCCAGGCCTCTGGCGCGACGTTCCGCGTTCGGCGCGGCCTGTTCAAGTCCAACCCGGTGGTCGATGAGGGTGCGAAGATTTTCGTGACCAAGAAGCCGCCGCGGGAGCCCGGTGAACGGATCGATGTCGGACGGACGATCGTTGAAACCGTGGGCATCGTCTCCAGCACGCTGACGATCATCGTCCTCGCACGCCAGGCGTTCCGCAACTAA